One Helianthus annuus cultivar XRQ/B chromosome 12, HanXRQr2.0-SUNRISE, whole genome shotgun sequence genomic region harbors:
- the LOC110895358 gene encoding protein KTI12 homolog — protein MALVIICGQPSSGKSTAALCLAEALNNIEPKPNVRIIDETSFHLDRNQTYAEMTSEKNLRGVLRSEVDRSLSKDSIIIVDSLNSIKGYRYELWCLARAAGIRHCVLFCDVEETDCRNWNKERREKDGISYNDGIFEDLVRRFERPDRRNRWDSPLFELWPFKDGIDKSSPAIIDLVSYITKKVDSKTRDVKILQPTIATQSARFTEANSLYEMDRATQVVTSAIVEAQSLAMGGPVTGLSIGHNLPTINISRSVGLPELRRLRKTFIKLTGQSSLSGLPPPLDADSAKRMFIDYLNQEFGSG, from the coding sequence ATGGCATTGGTCATAATATGTGGTCAACCAAGCAGTGGGAAGTCAACAGCTGCGCTTTGCCTAGCTGAAGCTCTAAACAACATAGAACCTAAACCTAATGTCCGAATCATCGACGAAACATCCTTTCATCTCGATCGCAACCAAACCTATGCTGAAATGACCTCCGAAAAAAACCTAAGGGGAGTACTTAGATCAGAAGTCGATAGGTCACTATCGAAAGACAGCATTATAATAGTAGATTCCCTTAACAGCATAAAGGGCTACAGATACGAGTTATGGTGTCTTGCACGAGCTGCGGGAATCAGGCATTGTGTTCTCTTCTGTGACGTTGAAGAAACCGATTGTAGAAACTGGAATAAAGAACGCAGGGAGAAAGATGGGATTTCGTATAACGATGGTATATTCGAAGATTTAGTTAGGAGATTCGAGAGACCCGATAGAAGAAACCGATGGGATTCACCTTTATTTGAACTATGGCCATTTAAAGATGGGATAGATAAATCTTCTCCTGCTATTATAGATCTTGTATCTTACATAACCAAGAAAGTTGACTCGAAAACCCGAGATGTTAAAATTTTGCAGCCAACAATAGCGACACAAAGTGCTCGGTTTACAGAGGCGAACTCACTTTATGAAATGGACCGAGCCACACAGGTGGTGACGAGTGCTATCGTTGAAGCTCAGTCGTTAGCAATGGGTGGGCCTGTGACGGGACTTTCTATCGGCCATAACTTGCCGACTATCAACATTTCAAGGTCGGTTGGGTTACCTGAGCTTCGGAGACTAAGAAAGACTTTTATAAAGTTGACCGGTCAATCGAGCTTGAGTGGGCTACCACCGCCTTTGGATGCTGACAGCGCAAAGAGAATGTTTATCGACTATTTGAACCAAGAATTTGGAAGTGGATGA